A genomic segment from Nicotiana tabacum cultivar K326 chromosome 9, ASM71507v2, whole genome shotgun sequence encodes:
- the LOC142163816 gene encoding uncharacterized protein LOC142163816, with protein MRSDPNTIKSGALCEFHQERWHKIEDCIAFRQEVVNMLRQGHLKEMLSDNGRTNFARGSEHQGPPKPPSPTRTINMIIGGDASINSVKFTATHKLKRSITHERYNRLEKRVIFDESDADGLTFPHNDALVITLCILDTVVKCIMVDDGSGACIIHPRVLSQMRLEDKIVSRCITLTDFNNAVERTST; from the coding sequence ATGAGATCAGACCCGAACACCATAAAATCTGGCGCCCTCTGTGAGTTTCACCAGGAACGTTGGcacaaaatagaagattgcatTGCCTTCAGACAAGAAGTCGTAAACATGTTACGGCAAGGGCACCTCAAAGAGATGTTAAGCGATAATGGAAGAACCAACTTTGCCAGAGGATCTGAACATCAAGGCCCACCAAAGCCGCCATCGCCAACTCGTACTATCAATATGATCATCGGCGGCGACGCCTCTATCAATAGCGTGAAGTTCACCGCCACTCACAAGCTCAAGCGGTCTATTACCCACGAACGGTacaacagactcgaaaaaagAGTCATCTTCGACGAGTCGGATGCCGACGGTTTGACTTTTCCTCATAATGATGCCCTCGTTATTACTTTATGCATTTTAGATACCGTTGTCAAATGCATCATGGTGGACGATGGAAGTGGCGCATGCATTATCCATCCTCGGGTCCTTTCCCAAAtgagactcgaggataagatagtgtcgcGCTGCATCACGTTAACCgattttaataatgcagttgagCGGACATCCACGTAA
- the LOC107788402 gene encoding uncharacterized protein LOC107788402, whose protein sequence is MPTLNLFTNVPVDAVVASDILKDATKAVAKIIGKPESYVMILLNGGVPIAFAGTEAPAAYGELISIGGLGPGVNGKLSSTIAEILQTKLSIDSNRFYIKFYDSPRQYFGFNGSTF, encoded by the exons ATGCCGACTCTGAATCTGTTTACAAATGTACCAGTAGATGCAGTGGTAGCTTCTGATATTCTCAAAGATGCTACTAAAGCTGTTGCCAAAATCATTGGCAAACCCGAGTCA TATGTGATGATCTTGTTGAATGGAGGAGTTCCTATTGCATTTGCTGGCACTGAAGCTCCTGCTGCGTACGGTGAATTAATTTCCATTGGGGGTCTTGGACCTGGTGTGAATGGAAAACTCAGTTCAACCATTGCCGAGATTCTTCAGACAAAGCTGTCAATAGACAGCAACAGATTTTATATTAAGTTTTATGATTCTCCG CGCCAATACTTTGGGTTCAATGGCTCAACTTTTTGA